One region of Acanthopagrus latus isolate v.2019 chromosome 24, fAcaLat1.1, whole genome shotgun sequence genomic DNA includes:
- the LOC119015195 gene encoding methyl-CpG-binding domain protein 5-like isoform X3: MNGGKECEAGDERQAVPVQVPIGWQRRAEHSGVVVYVSPSGSLLSSLEQVKTYLLTDGTCKCGLECPLILHKVFNFDPGAAVKQRTAEDVKADEDVTKLCIHKRKLLAVATLHKSMETHPPLTLTSPGGGTSSVVTAHSTNQRAIRTKPHDGLPNAVGPDCKNPFKMMMAAGPQQRLYPPQEMGGAQQPELYSGYPRPQRLGSGEPGPKSPYRVGYGGMLSPPPSSAKLYGDGSQSPSADTLGSPEGFPRTNPCGFPGAGSPGSASIHGNTRTPLSPPSVMLHGSPVGQPSCAMTGRTSTPLSPTATAKSPVMNMNMPRGNFPPGMDMPRAAFHHKTQPPVHPVPPPSIPPSCALQKRQLTSEKDPLGILDPIPNKLAPNNTPNPSNFQPNIHSQVPMMNVNVPPPAIVPLPSNLPLPTVKPGPVGHGGHIQRTQQGGPASSMSPSPVTSPVHMTGPAIGRMEASPHRSRSSSTSSDHGNFAMPSGHQAPCGTMKVPPRSPRSAMGSPKPAMPSSPSTNKTDPHHQYKDSQLLPGMGNSIGTQQHSNPIYSPTSSSSSSSSLATPSASQKGHPGLLGMPLNQILNQQNAASFPASSLLSAAAKAQLANQNKLVAAGNSTAGIAGGGVGMAGMGAGGGGNGGGGGHPGSMSGPRGMEGHSTLNPMLPPNSTMLLNTPEGQSGRAALRDKLMAQQRDPMRKRRQSSGSAAVNHDTSNNMVYNMLNKRGMGGPHMQGPSATEQLRKVGRLGNLPPNTSMAQLLQSMSCQSSHNMAGNSHRPGLSPGSGPGPQGAPQLHYNDSTGMVPGGPQQNLLAQQRLRVPGDAMQHCQNMDTSGGHLGPRPGQFPDMMAQMQASSMSNCGPMGPGGGPAGPDGMPLGRPNNNPPPLSHPGPHPSQQSLLHGMGRTNMVVMSHGGGDGNCSQTISDPGNPSSLGCGMGLQPHVNAGGGPMYQQQVHQGMQQGVASHPAYQGQQHFSDNQPYTDSNNANAGSMACLYQNYQQGMLSHPQFGEGQQPQGEGLPTGSDRGPGGGPESVDAIYRAVVDAASKGMHVTITTTVSGTTQASPVPALSAMSAFTASIGEPVNLPKAVSSVLHGLQEGEALAQQVRPRQVRLGRGQKNMDPGKSTPDIHEANDYFRSPGRGTPRGQWDGETQHGGGFDSHSNNSAWGGEEFLECSTQVRSSPCMERPASLAPAPPCPTEGSNDHGLVMAHDKAFLDDGYRFNNCSRTPVNYKERLEQTVERCAHINGATPHFNTRGYGEVLGPPRQELTGDDQSPSSSTSLEGPLATAKDYSHYNGHFNGMAPSPSDTKSLSSEEDLRQPDSPSSELLHYRSRTFNMGELVWGQLKGFPPWPAKLAGDEQVHSAAMQLREQAKVEPEKLKTLTHDLEALDRAAKRGLKPGKLNNHLEAAIHEAMSELDKMSGTIPSRDRQVKLPKPKRRKISR, encoded by the exons ATGAATGGCGGAAAGGAGTGTGAGGCGGGAGATGAGCGGCAGGCCGTCCCTGTCCAGGTTCCCATTGGCTGGCAGCGCAGGGCGGAGCACAGCGGTGTGGTCGTATACGTAAG tCCCAGTGGCTCGTTGCTGTCCAGCTTGGAGCAGGTGAAGACCTACCTGCTGACGGATGGAACCTGCAAATGCGGCCTGGAGTGCCCACTCATCCTCCAcaag GTGTTCAACTTCGACCCAGGGGCAGCCGTCAAGCAGAGGACTGCGGAGGACGTGAAAGCAGATGAAGATGTTACCAAGCTCTGCATTCACAAGAGGAAGCTTCTGGCTGTGGCCACGCTGCACAAGAGCATGGAGACGCACCCACCTCTGACACTAACCAGTCCAGGGGGAG GTACATCATCTGTGGTCACTGCGCATTCCACAAATCAACGAGCAATAAGGACTAAACCCCACGATGGCCTGCCCAATGCTGTTGGCCCAGACTGCAAGAATCCGTTCAAGATGATGATGGCAGCTGGGCCACAGCAGAGGCTGTATCCACCCCAGGAGATGGGTGGAGCCCAGCAGCCAGAGCTCTACTCTGGATACCCCAGGCCACAGAGGCTGGGCAGTGGGGAGCCAGGCCCCAAATCCCCTTACCGGGTTGGGTATGGAGGCATGCTTAGCCCACCTCCCTCCAGTGCTAAGCTGTATGGAGATGGCTCACAGTCTCCCAGTGCAGACACTCTAGGCAGCCCCGAGGGCTTTCCAAGGACCAATCCTTGTGGGTTTCCAGGAGCTGGCAGTCCTGGCTCAGCCTCCATCCATGGGAACACTAGGACACCTCTTTCCCCACCCAGTGTAATGCTTCATGGCTCCCCTGTGGGCCAGCCATCCTGCGCCATGACAGGGAGGACTAGCACGCCCCTCTCCCCAACGGCCACTGCCAAAAGCCCTgtcatgaacatgaacatgccACGGGGCAACTTCCCCCCTGGTATGGATATGCCCCGTGCAGCATTTCACCATAAAACACAACCCCCTGTGCATCCCGTACCACCTCCATCCATACCACCATCCTGTGCCCTTCAGAAAAGGCAGTTGACCTCTGAAAAAGACCCCTTAGGCATCCTGGACCCCATCCCCAACAAGCTAGCTCCCAACAACACCCCAAACCCCTCCAACTTCCAGCCTAACATCCACTCTCAGGTACCAATGATGAATGTAAACGTACCCCCTCCCGCCATTGTTCCTTTGCCAAGCAACTTACCTTTGCCCACAGTGAAGCCTGGGCCTGTGGGTCATGGCGGCCATATTCAAAGGACTCAACAGGGTGGTCCAGCTTCATCTATGTCCCCCTCCCCTGTCACCTCCCCTGTCCACATGACCGGGCCTGCAATTGGGAGAATGGAGGCCTCCCCTCATCGCTCACgctcatcctccacctcctctgatCACGGGAACTTTGCAATGCCCTCGGGGCACCAGGCCCCATGTGGCACCATGAAGGTCCCTCCTCGCTCCCCCAGGTCGGCTATGGGATCTCCCAAACCAGCCATGCCCTCCAGCCCCTCCACCAACAAAACTGACCCACACCACCAGTACAAAGACTCCCAGCTGTTGCCAGGGATGGGAAACTCGATTGGCACCCAGCAGCACAGCAACCCCATATACTCAcccacttcttcctcctcgtcatcctctTCTCTGGCAACCCCTAGCGCTTCCCAGAAGGGCCATCCAGGGCTCCTGGGGATGCCCCTCAATCAGATCCTCAACCAACAGAATGCCGCTTCCTTCCCCGCCAGCAGTCTCTTGTCGGCCGCAGCCAAAGCACAGCTagcaaatcaaaacaaacttgTCGCTGCTGGCAACAGCACTGCTGGCAttgctggtggtggtgttgggaTGGCAGGCATGggggcaggtggaggaggtaaTGGAGGAGGTGGCGGGCACCCTGGATCTATGAGCGGCCCTCGGGGCATGGAAGGACACAGCACTTTAAATCCAATGCTCCCACCAAACTCCACCATGCTGCTCAACACTCCTGAGGGCCAAAGCGGTCGAGCGGCTCTGAGAGACAAGCTCATGGCCCAGCAGAGGGACCCCATGCGTAAACGGAGGCAGTCATCAGGCAGCGCTGCTGTAAACCACGACACCAGTAACAACATGGTCTACAACATGCTTAACAAACGAGGCATGGGAGGACCCCATATGCAGGGGCCCAGTGCAACTGAGCAGCTGCGGAAAGTGGGTCGACTCGGAAACCTTCCTCCAAACACCTCCATGGCCCAGCTCCTCCAGTCCATGAGCTGCCAAAGCTCCCACAACATGGCTGGGAACAGCCATCGTCCAGGTCTCAGTCCCGGTTCAGGGCCTGGTCCTCAAGGAGCCCCACAGCTGCACTACAACGACAGCACAGGTATGGTCCCTGGTGGCCCTCAGCAGAACCTTCTTGCTCAGCAGAGGCTGCGGGTACCAGGAGATGCCATGCAGCACTGCCAGAACATGGACACCTCTGGGGGCCATCTGGGCCCTCGTCCAGGCCAGTTCCCTGACATGATGGCCCAGATGCAGGCCTCCTCCATGAGTAACTGTGGGCCTATGGGGCCAGGAGGTGGACCAGCGGGTCCTGATGGCATGCCACTGGGACGCCCCAACAATAACCCCCCACCGCTGTCCCACCCCGGCCCTCACCCCTCACAGCAGAGCCTCCTTCATGGTATGGGGCGGACTAACATGGTGGTGATGTCACATGGAGGTGGGGATGGAAACTGTTCACAGACCATCTCTGATCCAG GAAACCCCTCGTCCCTCGGTTGTGGCATGGGCCTGCAGCCACACGTCAACGCCGGCGGGGGTCCGATGTACCAGCAGCAGGTCCACCAGGGCATGCAGCAGGGCGTGGCCTCCCATCCAGCCTACCAGGGACAGCAGCACTTCTCTGACAACCAACCCTACACAGACAGCAACAATGCTAACGCTGGCTCCATGGCCTGCCTCTACCAGAACTACCAG CAGGGGATGTTGTCGCACCCACAATTCGGGGAGGGACAACAGCCACAGGGCGAGGGGCTTCCAACGGGCTCTGACAGGGGCCCTGGCGGAGGCCCAGAGTCGGTGGACGCCATCTATAGAGCTGTGGTGGACGCCGCCAGCAAGGGCATGCACGTCACCATCACGACAACAGTGAGCGGGACCACACAAGCGAGTCCGGTGCCCGCCCTCAGCGCCATGAGTGCCTTCACTGCCTCTATAGGGGAGCCCGTCAACCTCCCCAAAGCAGTCAGCTCAGTCCTGCACGGGCTCCAAGAGGGGGAGGCGTTAGCACAGCAGGTCAGACCGAGGCAGGTGAGGCTGGGTCGGGGTCAAAAGAACATGGACCCAGGGAAGAGCACGCCAGACATCCACGAGGCCAACGACTACTTCCGCTCTCCTGGTCGTGGGACTCCCAGGGGGCAGTGGGACGGGGAGACGCAGCACGGAGGAGGCTTCGACagccacagcaacaacagcgCCTGGGGTGGTGAGGAGTTCCTGGAGTGCTCCACACAAGTGAGGAGTAGTCCCTGTATGGAGCGACCCGCCAGCCTGGCCCCAGCTCCACCCTGCCCCACTGAGGGGTCCAACGACCACGGCCTGGTCATGGCCCACGACAAGGCCTTCCTCGACGACGGCTATCGCttcaacaactgcagccggACTCCTGTTAACTACAAGGAACGTCTGGAGCAGACGGTGGAGCGCTGCGCCCACATCAACGGCGCCACCCCTCACTTTAACACCCGGGGTTACGGAGAAGTCCTGGGTCCCCCTCGGCAGGAGCTGACAGGGGACGACCAGTCGCCCAGCTCCTCTACAAGCCTAGAGGGACCTCTGGCCACAGCCAAAGACTACAGCCACTACAACGGCCACTTCAATGGCATGGCGCCCAGCCCGTCGGACACTAAGAGCCTGAGCAGCGAGGAGGACCTGCGGCAGCCGGACTCGCCCTCCTCAGAGCTGCTTCATTACCGCTCCAGGACCTTCAATATGGGGGAGCTGGTGTGGGGCCAGTTGAAGGGCTTCCCGCCCTGGCCTGCCAAGCTGGCTGGGGATGAACAAGTGCACAGCGCTGCTATGCAGCTGCGGGAGCAGGCCAAG gTGGAGCCAGAGAAGCTAAAAACACTAACTCACGATTTAGAGGCACTTGACCGAGCCGCCAAGAGAGGCCTGAA ACCGGGGAAACTGAATAATCACTTGGAAGCTGCTATCCACGAGGCCATGAGCGAGCTGGATAAGATGTCGGGCACA ATCCCGTCGCGAGATCGTCAGGTGAAGCTCCCTAAGCCTAAGAGGAGGAAGATATCCAGATAA